Proteins co-encoded in one Paraburkholderia terrae genomic window:
- a CDS encoding sensor histidine kinase: MKAAPRQHGAAPHATQAPSAQMQARAAAEALDEFDAPGDEDGYDTIGDPHRTTPAIVTRRLLILFALVAGLVAACGLTWTITWQHGIDTLRRNAAVRADRTTAALKSTLERYESLPYLLGEHPIVQDALASPDADNVARANQYLEDLNRRARANVAYIVTASGRCVAASNWNQPDSFIGQEYLFRPYFVEAVKGKVGRFFGIGTTSLDPGYYISQPVRRDGKIVGVAVVKLNLEWFQGADASEPLIVTDDHGVIFLSSVPAWKYHTVKPLTSDVIASIFDTRQYARQPIAPLPMSVVRTLEGGAQIVRIGGGRSGNYAAPRFLASQRMLGEPDWRLITMAPIDPVNADARYATIVTGFGYVSLCLLLFYWRMRRARVREVMRSRALLQKAYAELNQRVAERTADLSQANEQLTKEVSERTRAEQELRAAHDELIQASKLAALGQMAAGITHELNQPLAALRGFSDNTRVFLERGDHESAKENLEAIAALTERMGKITNQLKLFVGRARPRNARAGVARALRNVLALLQKRLQGVTVEVSLIDEGAAPVRFNLDSDDPRFVAHCDDLRLEQVLINLLGNALDAVAGMSAPRIAIDVQTSQESLAIIVSDNGPGIPDDVLPRLFEPFFTTKEMGQGLGLGLAICSSIARDCGGSLVARNNAQGGAEFMLTLRRARAQATDIAGSVTTGS; the protein is encoded by the coding sequence ATGAAAGCGGCGCCGCGGCAACATGGCGCGGCGCCGCATGCAACGCAGGCGCCGTCCGCGCAGATGCAAGCGCGTGCGGCAGCCGAAGCGCTCGACGAGTTCGACGCGCCCGGCGATGAGGACGGGTATGACACAATAGGCGATCCTCATCGAACGACTCCCGCCATCGTGACGCGCCGCCTGTTGATCCTGTTCGCGCTCGTCGCCGGGCTCGTGGCGGCCTGCGGACTCACGTGGACCATCACGTGGCAGCACGGCATCGATACGCTGCGGCGCAACGCCGCCGTGCGCGCCGACCGCACCACAGCCGCCCTCAAGAGCACGCTCGAACGCTACGAGTCGCTTCCCTATCTGCTCGGCGAACATCCCATCGTGCAAGACGCGCTCGCGTCGCCGGATGCGGATAACGTCGCGCGCGCCAATCAATATCTCGAAGACCTCAATCGCCGTGCCCGTGCGAATGTCGCGTACATTGTCACGGCATCGGGCCGCTGCGTGGCGGCGAGCAACTGGAATCAGCCCGACAGCTTCATCGGCCAGGAGTATCTGTTCCGGCCGTATTTCGTCGAGGCGGTGAAGGGCAAGGTCGGGCGTTTCTTCGGCATCGGCACGACTTCGCTCGATCCGGGCTACTACATTTCGCAACCGGTGCGCCGCGACGGCAAGATCGTCGGTGTGGCGGTCGTCAAGCTGAATCTCGAATGGTTCCAGGGCGCGGACGCGTCGGAGCCGCTCATCGTCACCGACGATCACGGCGTGATCTTTCTGTCGTCGGTGCCTGCGTGGAAGTACCACACGGTCAAGCCGCTAACCAGCGACGTCATCGCGTCGATCTTCGACACGCGCCAGTACGCGCGCCAGCCGATCGCGCCGCTGCCGATGTCGGTGGTGCGCACGCTCGAAGGCGGCGCGCAGATCGTGCGCATCGGCGGTGGGCGCAGCGGAAACTATGCGGCGCCGCGTTTCCTGGCATCGCAGCGCATGCTCGGCGAGCCGGACTGGCGTCTAATCACGATGGCGCCCATCGATCCCGTCAACGCCGATGCGCGTTATGCGACGATCGTGACGGGCTTCGGCTATGTCTCGCTATGTCTGCTGCTGTTCTATTGGCGTATGCGCCGCGCGCGCGTGCGCGAAGTGATGCGCAGCCGCGCGCTGTTGCAGAAGGCGTATGCGGAACTCAACCAGCGCGTGGCCGAGCGTACGGCCGACCTGTCGCAGGCGAACGAGCAACTGACGAAGGAAGTGAGCGAGCGCACGCGCGCCGAGCAGGAACTGCGTGCCGCGCACGACGAACTGATTCAGGCGAGCAAGCTCGCCGCACTCGGTCAGATGGCGGCGGGCATCACACATGAGTTGAACCAGCCGCTTGCCGCATTGCGCGGCTTCTCTGACAACACGCGTGTGTTTCTCGAACGTGGTGACCATGAATCGGCGAAGGAAAACCTCGAAGCGATCGCCGCGCTCACCGAGCGCATGGGCAAGATCACGAACCAGTTGAAGCTCTTCGTCGGCCGTGCGCGGCCTCGCAATGCGCGCGCAGGTGTGGCGCGCGCGCTGCGCAATGTGTTGGCGCTGCTGCAGAAACGCTTGCAGGGCGTGACGGTCGAGGTATCGTTGATCGACGAGGGCGCGGCGCCCGTTCGCTTCAATCTCGACAGCGACGATCCGAGGTTCGTCGCGCATTGCGACGATCTGCGGCTCGAACAGGTGCTGATCAATCTGCTCGGCAACGCGCTTGATGCGGTGGCAGGTATGTCTGCGCCGCGTATTGCGATCGACGTGCAAACGTCGCAGGAATCGCTTGCGATCATCGTGAGCGACAATGGTCCAGGCATTCCCGACGATGTGTTGCCGCGTCTTTTCGAGCCGTTCTTCACGACCAAGGAAATGGGCCAGGGTCTGGGGCTGGGCTTGGCGATCTGTTCGTCGATTGCACGTGATTGCGGCGGCTCACTCGTCGCGCGCAACAACGCGCAAGGCGGCGCCGAGTTCATGCTGACGCTGCGCCGCGCGCGGGCACAGGCAACCGATATCGCGGGCTCCGTCACGACGGGCTCGTGA
- a CDS encoding sigma-54-dependent transcriptional regulator has product MIKGLQVLYIEDDELVRRASVQSLQLAGFEVVGHASVESAAKLINAEFSGVIVSDIRLPGASGLDLLAQCRERAPDVPIILVTGHGDISMAVQAMRDGAYDFIEKPFPSERLIETVRRALERRTLVLENLALRRELAEQGTLAPRIIGRSLAIEQVRKLIANVAPTDASVLINGDTGAGKELIARSLHELSPRRDKPFLAVNCGALPEPMFESEMFGYEPGAFTGAAKRRIGKLEHASGGTLFLDEIESMPLALQVKLLRVLQDGVLERLGSNQPIRVDCRIVAAAKGDMTDHVASGTFRRDLLYRLNVVTIALPPLSERREDIVPLFEHFLLDAAVRYQRPAPILTDRQRTNLMQREWPGNVRELRNAADRFVLGVGDDTVAAPADDALTSITQPLKERVEQFERAVIAEALEQTGGAVAIAADRLQVGKATLYEKIKRYGLAARGESER; this is encoded by the coding sequence ATGATCAAGGGCTTGCAGGTCCTCTATATCGAAGACGACGAACTCGTGCGGCGCGCGAGCGTGCAAAGCCTGCAACTCGCAGGGTTCGAAGTGGTCGGGCATGCGTCGGTGGAATCGGCGGCGAAGCTGATCAACGCGGAGTTTTCCGGCGTGATCGTCAGCGATATCCGCCTGCCGGGCGCAAGCGGTCTCGACCTGCTCGCGCAATGCCGCGAGCGCGCGCCCGACGTGCCCATCATTCTCGTCACGGGTCACGGCGATATTTCGATGGCCGTGCAGGCGATGCGCGACGGCGCGTACGACTTCATCGAAAAGCCGTTCCCTTCCGAGCGGCTGATCGAAACCGTGCGCCGCGCGCTGGAGCGCCGCACGCTGGTGCTCGAAAACCTCGCGCTGCGCCGCGAACTGGCGGAACAAGGGACGCTCGCGCCGCGGATCATCGGGCGCAGTCTCGCCATCGAGCAGGTGCGCAAACTGATCGCGAACGTCGCGCCGACGGATGCGTCGGTGCTGATCAACGGCGATACAGGCGCGGGCAAGGAACTGATCGCACGCAGCTTGCACGAACTGTCGCCGCGCCGGGACAAGCCATTCCTCGCGGTGAACTGCGGCGCACTGCCGGAGCCGATGTTCGAGTCGGAGATGTTCGGCTATGAACCGGGCGCGTTTACGGGCGCGGCGAAGCGGCGCATCGGCAAGCTCGAGCATGCTTCGGGCGGCACGCTCTTTCTCGACGAGATCGAAAGCATGCCGCTCGCGTTGCAGGTCAAGCTGCTGCGCGTGTTGCAGGATGGCGTGCTGGAGCGGCTCGGGTCGAACCAGCCGATACGCGTCGATTGCCGCATCGTCGCGGCGGCGAAGGGCGACATGACCGACCATGTCGCGTCGGGCACGTTTCGGCGCGATCTGCTGTACCGGCTCAACGTGGTGACGATCGCGTTGCCCCCTCTGTCGGAACGGCGCGAAGACATCGTGCCGCTGTTCGAGCATTTCCTTCTGGACGCGGCCGTGCGCTATCAGCGTCCCGCACCGATTCTCACCGACCGTCAGCGCACGAACCTGATGCAGCGCGAATGGCCCGGCAACGTGCGCGAGTTGCGCAACGCGGCGGATCGCTTCGTGCTCGGCGTCGGCGACGATACGGTCGCGGCCCCCGCCGACGATGCGCTGACGTCGATCACGCAGCCTTTGAAGGAACGCGTCGAGCAGTTCGAGCGGGCGGTGATCGCCGAAGCGCTGGAGCAGACGGGCGGCGCCGTCGCGATAGCGGCGGACAGGCTGCAAGTCGGCAAGGCGACGCTTTACGAGAAGATCAAGCGTTATGGCCTGGCGGCGCGTGGGGAAAGTGAGAGGTGA
- a CDS encoding TlpA disulfide reductase family protein — translation MSQTNVSRRSSPIRYIAAAVVAGAIAVAGYFAFGSQQHVPDATFTLLSGQKVSTADLKGKVYLVNFWATSCDTCMKEMPQMVQTYNRFKDKGLEFVAVAMSYDAPMYVTNYTETRRLPFKVAMDDGSAAKQFGNVQLTPTTFVIDRNGKVLKRYVGEPQFAELDQLLAKALGTS, via the coding sequence ATGAGCCAAACCAACGTTTCCCGGCGTTCGAGCCCGATTCGCTACATCGCTGCCGCCGTCGTCGCTGGCGCGATCGCTGTGGCGGGCTACTTCGCGTTCGGCAGCCAGCAGCACGTGCCCGACGCGACGTTCACGCTGCTTTCCGGCCAGAAAGTGTCGACGGCCGATCTGAAAGGCAAGGTCTATCTCGTCAACTTCTGGGCGACGAGTTGCGACACCTGCATGAAGGAAATGCCGCAGATGGTCCAGACGTACAACCGCTTCAAGGACAAAGGGCTCGAGTTCGTCGCGGTCGCGATGAGCTACGACGCGCCGATGTACGTGACCAACTACACGGAAACACGCCGTCTGCCGTTCAAGGTCGCGATGGATGATGGTTCGGCTGCAAAGCAGTTCGGCAACGTGCAACTCACGCCGACCACGTTCGTGATCGACCGCAACGGCAAAGTGCTGAAGCGCTACGTCGGCGAGCCGCAGTTCGCAGAACTCGATCAGTTGCTGGCCAAGGCGCTCGGCACGTCCTGA
- a CDS encoding YifB family Mg chelatase-like AAA ATPase produces MSLAVVRSRAPAAGRAPEVTVEVHLANGLPSFSIVGLPDLEVRESRERVRAALLNCGLDFPVRRITVNLAPADLPKESGRFDLPIALGILAASGQIPIESLMYREFAGELSLTGALRPMRGAFAMACGTARGHQSYPEASSDTPEDAASGRSPELYLPLASAKEAALVPGVAVYGAADLPSLCAHLAGDADARLYPIEAATLSDDARVAPPDMADVIGQRGARRALEVAAAGGHHMLMIGPPGAGKSMLAARLPGVLPSMTDDEALTSAALLSASAIGFTPAQWRQRPFRAPHHSSSAAALVGGRNPPQPGEITLAHLGVLFLDELPEFDRHVLENLREPLENGRITISRAALQADFPAACQLIAAMNPCPCGWRGDPGGRCRCTPEVAARYMRKLSGPLLDRIDIQIEIPALSPAELSARSTASGEPSAPIAQRVEAARERQLQRQGKTNRELSGREVDAVCRPDDDGERLLREAGERFGWSARAYYRVLKVARTIADLAGKDVPNAAQVSEAVQYRRVFGAQ; encoded by the coding sequence ATGTCGCTTGCCGTGGTGCGCAGTCGCGCGCCGGCCGCTGGCCGCGCGCCCGAAGTTACCGTCGAGGTTCACCTCGCCAACGGACTTCCCTCTTTTTCCATCGTCGGACTGCCCGATCTCGAAGTGCGCGAGAGCCGCGAGCGCGTGCGCGCCGCGCTGCTCAATTGCGGTCTCGACTTTCCCGTGCGCCGTATCACGGTCAATCTGGCACCCGCCGATCTTCCGAAGGAATCCGGTCGTTTCGATCTGCCCATCGCGCTCGGCATTCTCGCCGCGAGCGGGCAGATTCCGATCGAATCGCTCATGTATCGGGAATTTGCTGGAGAACTGTCGCTGACGGGGGCGCTGCGTCCGATGCGCGGCGCGTTCGCGATGGCGTGCGGTACGGCGCGCGGCCATCAGTCCTATCCTGAAGCTTCATCCGATACGCCGGAAGACGCCGCGAGCGGCCGCTCGCCGGAACTCTACCTGCCGCTGGCCAGCGCAAAAGAAGCGGCCCTCGTGCCCGGCGTCGCCGTGTACGGCGCGGCCGATCTGCCGTCGCTGTGCGCGCATCTGGCGGGCGACGCGGACGCGCGGCTTTACCCCATCGAGGCCGCGACCTTATCCGACGATGCGCGGGTCGCGCCGCCCGACATGGCCGACGTCATCGGCCAGCGCGGCGCCCGGCGCGCGCTCGAAGTGGCGGCGGCGGGCGGCCACCACATGCTGATGATCGGCCCGCCAGGCGCGGGCAAATCGATGCTCGCGGCGCGCCTACCCGGCGTTTTGCCGTCAATGACCGACGACGAAGCGCTGACATCCGCCGCGCTGCTTTCGGCGAGCGCGATTGGATTCACGCCTGCGCAGTGGCGGCAAAGGCCGTTTCGCGCCCCTCACCATTCGTCGAGCGCGGCAGCGCTGGTCGGCGGGCGCAATCCGCCGCAGCCGGGCGAGATCACGCTCGCGCATCTCGGCGTGCTGTTTCTCGACGAACTCCCGGAATTTGACCGGCATGTGCTCGAAAATCTGCGCGAGCCGCTGGAGAACGGCCGCATCACGATTTCGCGCGCCGCACTCCAGGCCGATTTTCCGGCCGCGTGTCAGTTGATCGCCGCGATGAACCCGTGTCCGTGCGGCTGGCGCGGCGACCCGGGCGGGCGCTGCCGATGCACGCCGGAAGTGGCCGCGCGCTATATGCGCAAACTGTCGGGGCCGCTGCTGGATCGCATTGATATTCAGATCGAGATTCCTGCGCTGTCGCCGGCGGAACTGTCGGCTCGCTCGACTGCTTCCGGCGAACCAAGCGCGCCGATCGCGCAACGGGTCGAGGCCGCGCGTGAGCGCCAGCTACAGCGGCAAGGCAAAACGAACCGCGAACTCAGCGGCCGGGAAGTCGACGCCGTCTGCCGGCCCGACGACGATGGCGAGCGTCTGCTGCGCGAAGCGGGCGAGCGCTTTGGCTGGTCAGCGCGCGCTTACTACCGCGTGCTGAAAGTGGCGAGAACCATCGCCGATCTGGCTGGCAAGGATGTCCCGAACGCCGCGCAGGTCTCCGAGGCGGTTCAGTATCGGCGGGTGTTCGGTGCCCAGTAA
- a CDS encoding accessory factor UbiK family protein, whose amino-acid sequence MKQPNDVFNDFQAKVSELFKNSPAKDVERNVRAMLSQGFSKLDLVTREEFDTQTQVLVRTRARLEELERRVAELEQKLPVSQSS is encoded by the coding sequence ATGAAACAACCAAACGACGTCTTCAATGACTTTCAGGCCAAGGTTTCCGAGTTATTCAAAAACTCACCGGCCAAAGATGTCGAACGCAATGTGCGCGCAATGCTGTCGCAAGGCTTTTCGAAGCTCGACCTGGTGACGCGCGAGGAATTCGACACGCAGACGCAGGTGCTCGTGCGCACCCGCGCGCGGCTCGAAGAGCTGGAGCGGCGCGTCGCCGAACTCGAGCAGAAGCTGCCCGTGAGCCAATCGTCCTGA
- a CDS encoding P-II family nitrogen regulator — translation MKLITAIIKPFKLDEAREALSAIGVSGITVTEVKGFGRQKGHTELYRGAEYVVDFLPKVKIEAAVSDDIVDQAIEALERAARTGKIGDGKIFVTPIEQVIRIRTGETGADAL, via the coding sequence ATGAAACTCATTACCGCAATCATCAAGCCTTTCAAGCTCGATGAGGCGCGCGAAGCCCTGTCGGCGATCGGCGTCTCGGGGATCACGGTGACGGAAGTCAAAGGATTTGGTCGTCAGAAGGGCCATACGGAGTTGTATCGGGGAGCCGAGTACGTCGTCGACTTTCTGCCGAAGGTGAAGATCGAGGCTGCGGTGTCGGACGACATCGTCGACCAGGCGATCGAAGCCCTCGAGCGCGCGGCGCGTACGGGCAAGATCGGCGACGGCAAGATTTTCGTCACGCCGATCGAACAGGTGATTCGGATTCGCACCGGCGAGACCGGCGCGGACGCACTGTAA
- a CDS encoding ammonium transporter, with product MRKLLMSLMMAGSLLTVGIGAALADDASAPAAASAPDTSASAPAAPAASAPAADASAAPAASAPADASAAAAASDAAPAAPTAPFSVDSSKISSGDTAWMLTSTALVLFMTIPGLALFYAGMVRKKNVLATVMQSFAITCIVTVIWTVVGYSIAFTPGGSFIGGFSRVFMSGMTYIKGDKATTLTVSHLASTIPESVYFVYQMTFAIITPALITGAFADRMKFSAMLIFMTLWSIIVYSPIAHMVWEPTGWLASAGILDFAGGTVVHINAGIAGLVCCLVLGKRTGYGKDSMAPHNLVLTMIGASMLWVGWFGFNAGSAVAADGRAGFAMMTTQVATAMAALGWMFAEWIAKGKPSVLGIVSGAVAGLVAITPASGFVGVGGALAIGLIAGVVCFWSATWLKHKMGYDDSLDAFGVHCIGGIVGALLTGVFAVKDIGGADGSVILQAKGVLTTLIYSGVISFILLKIIDVTIGLRVTEEEEREGLDVILHGEHVE from the coding sequence ATGCGTAAATTATTGATGTCCCTGATGATGGCCGGCTCGCTGCTGACGGTCGGCATCGGCGCTGCCCTCGCGGACGACGCGTCGGCTCCCGCCGCGGCTTCCGCCCCGGACACGTCGGCGAGCGCGCCGGCTGCGCCCGCTGCGAGCGCCCCTGCTGCCGACGCTTCGGCCGCACCCGCCGCCAGCGCGCCCGCTGACGCATCGGCAGCAGCTGCCGCGTCGGACGCCGCACCGGCTGCGCCGACCGCGCCGTTCTCGGTCGATTCGTCGAAGATCAGCTCGGGCGACACCGCCTGGATGCTGACCTCCACCGCGCTCGTGCTGTTCATGACGATCCCCGGCCTCGCGCTCTTCTACGCCGGCATGGTTCGCAAGAAGAACGTGCTTGCCACGGTGATGCAGAGCTTCGCGATCACCTGCATCGTGACGGTGATCTGGACCGTGGTCGGCTACAGCATCGCGTTCACGCCGGGCGGCTCGTTCATTGGCGGCTTCTCGCGCGTGTTCATGTCGGGCATGACCTACATCAAGGGCGACAAGGCGACGACGCTGACGGTCAGCCACCTCGCTTCGACGATTCCGGAATCGGTCTACTTCGTCTATCAGATGACGTTCGCGATCATCACGCCGGCACTGATTACGGGCGCATTCGCCGACCGTATGAAGTTCTCCGCGATGCTGATTTTCATGACGCTGTGGTCGATCATCGTCTACTCGCCGATCGCGCACATGGTCTGGGAACCGACGGGCTGGCTGGCTAGCGCAGGCATCCTCGACTTCGCGGGCGGCACGGTGGTGCATATCAACGCGGGTATCGCGGGTCTGGTCTGCTGTCTCGTGCTCGGCAAGCGTACGGGCTACGGCAAGGATTCGATGGCACCGCACAACCTCGTGCTGACGATGATCGGCGCCTCGATGCTGTGGGTGGGCTGGTTCGGTTTCAACGCGGGTTCGGCAGTTGCGGCTGACGGCCGTGCCGGTTTCGCGATGATGACGACGCAAGTTGCAACGGCCATGGCTGCACTCGGCTGGATGTTCGCTGAATGGATCGCCAAGGGTAAGCCGTCGGTGCTCGGTATCGTGTCGGGCGCAGTGGCAGGTCTGGTTGCGATTACGCCGGCTTCGGGTTTCGTGGGTGTCGGCGGCGCGCTGGCGATCGGTCTGATCGCAGGTGTGGTCTGCTTCTGGTCGGCAACGTGGCTCAAGCACAAGATGGGCTACGACGATTCGCTCGACGCGTTCGGCGTGCATTGCATCGGCGGTATCGTGGGCGCATTGCTGACGGGCGTGTTTGCAGTCAAGGACATCGGCGGCGCGGACGGCAGCGTCATCCTGCAGGCAAAGGGCGTGCTGACGACGCTCATCTACAGCGGCGTGATCAGCTTCATCCTGCTGAAGATCATCGACGTGACGATCGGCCTGCGCGTGACGGAAGAAGAAGAACGCGAAGGTCTGGACGTGATCCTGCACGGCGAACACGTCGAGTAA
- the gshA gene encoding glutamate--cysteine ligase codes for MVPHLVTALNGPLLDLERKILDATPAIERWFRLEWQEHTPPFYCSVDLRNAGFKLAPVDTNLFPGAFNNLPQETLPLAVQAAMASIEKICPDAKNLLVIPERHTRNAFYLENVARLATIMRQAGLNVRFGTLDESIVGPVTIALSDGQKIVLEPLERSARRIGLKNFDPCSILLNNDLSSGIPPVLENLHEQYLLPPLHAGWAVRRKSTHFSCYDDVAKKFAKMVEIDPWMINPYFAHVEGVDFEARTGEEALADAIDGVLKKIAKKYREYGISERPYVVIKSDAGTYGMGVMTVHDASEVAALTKRERTRMSTTKEGLDVHDMIVQEGVYTFERIGEEVAEPVVYMIDRYVVGGFYRVHGSRERDQNLNAPGMHFVPLGFEHTALPDAHAKPGAAPPNRFYMYGVVGRLGLLAASVELEKTDPEAIQV; via the coding sequence ATGGTTCCGCATTTAGTCACGGCGTTAAACGGCCCGCTGCTCGACCTCGAGCGGAAGATCCTCGACGCCACGCCCGCCATCGAACGCTGGTTCCGTCTCGAATGGCAGGAGCACACGCCGCCGTTCTATTGCTCGGTCGATCTGCGTAACGCCGGTTTCAAGCTCGCGCCCGTGGATACCAACCTGTTCCCCGGCGCGTTCAACAACCTGCCGCAGGAGACGCTGCCGCTTGCCGTGCAGGCGGCGATGGCGTCGATCGAGAAGATCTGTCCGGACGCGAAGAACCTGCTCGTGATTCCCGAGCGTCACACGCGCAACGCGTTTTACCTGGAGAATGTCGCGCGGCTCGCGACGATCATGCGTCAGGCGGGCCTGAACGTCCGCTTCGGCACGCTCGACGAAAGCATCGTCGGGCCCGTCACGATCGCGCTGTCGGACGGCCAGAAGATCGTGCTGGAACCGCTGGAGCGCTCGGCACGCCGCATCGGGCTGAAGAATTTCGATCCCTGCTCGATTCTGCTGAACAACGACCTGTCGAGCGGCATTCCGCCCGTGCTCGAAAATCTGCACGAGCAGTATCTGCTGCCGCCGCTGCACGCGGGCTGGGCCGTGCGCCGCAAGTCCACCCATTTCTCGTGCTATGACGATGTCGCGAAGAAGTTCGCGAAGATGGTCGAGATCGACCCGTGGATGATCAATCCGTACTTTGCGCATGTCGAAGGCGTCGATTTCGAGGCGCGCACGGGCGAGGAAGCGCTCGCCGATGCAATCGACGGCGTGCTGAAGAAGATCGCCAAGAAGTATCGCGAGTACGGTATTTCGGAACGGCCGTATGTCGTCATCAAGTCGGACGCGGGCACCTACGGAATGGGCGTGATGACGGTGCATGACGCGTCGGAAGTGGCCGCGCTCACCAAGCGCGAGCGCACCCGCATGTCGACCACGAAGGAAGGCCTCGACGTACATGACATGATCGTGCAGGAAGGCGTCTACACGTTCGAGCGTATCGGCGAGGAAGTGGCCGAGCCCGTCGTGTACATGATCGACCGGTATGTGGTGGGCGGCTTTTATCGCGTGCATGGCAGCCGCGAACGCGACCAGAATCTGAACGCGCCCGGCATGCATTTCGTGCCGCTCGGCTTCGAGCACACGGCCCTGCCGGATGCGCACGCGAAACCGGGCGCCGCGCCGCCGAACCGCTTCTACATGTATGGCGTGGTGGGGCGGCTGGGGCTGCTGGCGGCGTCGGTGGAACTGGAGAAGACCGATCCCGAGGCGATTCAGGTCTGA
- the gshB gene encoding glutathione synthase, which yields MDILFIADPLSRFKIYKDSTYAMMAEAAKRGHTLYACEPQHLAWTGSGVEADVYRFEIVGDQSDGHRDVWFEAQPVEPRALTRFGAVVMRKDPPFDMEYVTSTWLLELAERAGARIFNKPQAIRDHSEKMAIGEFPQFVAPTLVTRDPARLRAFHAEHGDVILKPLDGMGGMGVFRVKADGMNLGSIVEMLSHDGARSVMAQKFIPEIKTGDKRILLIGGEPVPYSLARIPQGNEVRGNLAAGGLGVAQPLTARDREIAETLGPVLKARGLLLVGLDAIGDWLTEVNVTSPTCFREIMDQTGFDVAAMFIDALEKAVG from the coding sequence ATGGACATTCTCTTCATCGCCGACCCGCTTTCCCGCTTCAAGATCTACAAGGATTCGACCTACGCGATGATGGCCGAGGCCGCGAAGCGCGGTCATACGCTATACGCGTGCGAGCCGCAGCATCTGGCGTGGACTGGCAGCGGCGTCGAGGCGGACGTGTACCGCTTCGAGATCGTCGGCGATCAGTCGGACGGTCATCGCGACGTGTGGTTTGAAGCGCAACCCGTTGAGCCGCGCGCGCTGACGCGCTTCGGCGCAGTGGTGATGCGCAAGGACCCGCCGTTCGACATGGAATACGTGACGTCGACGTGGCTGCTCGAACTGGCCGAGCGCGCGGGCGCGCGCATCTTCAACAAGCCGCAGGCGATCCGCGATCACTCGGAGAAGATGGCGATCGGCGAGTTTCCGCAATTCGTCGCGCCGACGCTCGTCACGCGTGATCCGGCACGTTTGCGCGCGTTTCACGCCGAGCATGGCGACGTGATCCTGAAGCCCCTCGACGGCATGGGCGGCATGGGCGTGTTCCGCGTGAAGGCGGACGGCATGAACCTCGGCTCGATCGTCGAGATGCTGAGCCACGACGGCGCGCGTTCGGTGATGGCGCAGAAGTTCATCCCCGAGATCAAGACGGGCGACAAGCGCATTCTGCTGATCGGCGGTGAGCCGGTGCCTTATTCGCTCGCGCGCATTCCGCAGGGCAACGAGGTGCGCGGCAACCTCGCGGCAGGTGGACTGGGCGTCGCGCAGCCGCTGACGGCGCGCGACCGCGAGATCGCCGAAACGCTCGGGCCGGTGCTGAAGGCGCGCGGCCTGTTGCTGGTCGGGCTGGATGCGATCGGCGACTGGCTGACGGAAGTGAACGTGACGAGCCCGACGTGTTTCCGCGAGATCATGGATCAGACGGGCTTCGACGTGGCGGCCATGTTCATCGACGCGCTAGAGAAGGCCGTCGGTTGA
- a CDS encoding PTS sugar transporter subunit IIA — MAGILIIAHAPFASALRECVSHIYGGLPARIGVIDVSADCDPAQVVAFAHAEIDRLREENGALVLTDMFGATPANIACRLASIPDVRVLAGVNLPMLVRAVCYRATPLDVLVDKALAGATKGVQAVGPATPAVAACAVANTDDCLPVASPEKVLAESCKAASDTGCSGTAS, encoded by the coding sequence ATGGCAGGCATTCTGATCATTGCGCACGCTCCCTTCGCCTCCGCGCTTCGCGAGTGTGTCTCTCATATTTACGGCGGCTTGCCCGCTCGCATCGGCGTCATCGACGTGTCGGCGGATTGCGATCCCGCCCAGGTCGTGGCGTTCGCGCATGCGGAGATCGACAGGCTTAGAGAAGAAAACGGCGCGCTCGTGCTGACGGACATGTTCGGCGCGACGCCGGCGAACATCGCGTGCCGGCTCGCGTCGATTCCCGATGTGCGGGTGCTGGCAGGTGTGAATCTGCCGATGCTCGTGCGCGCGGTCTGTTATCGCGCGACGCCGCTCGACGTGCTCGTCGACAAGGCGTTGGCGGGCGCGACCAAAGGCGTACAGGCTGTCGGACCGGCGACGCCGGCCGTTGCCGCCTGTGCTGTCGCGAACACCGACGATTGTCTTCCCGTCGCGTCGCCGGAAAAGGTGCTCGCCGAAAGCTGCAAGGCAGCCAGCGACACCGGCTGCAGCGGGACCGCCAGCTGA
- a CDS encoding HPr family phosphocarrier protein, which produces MLQQETTIVNKLGLHARASAKLTQLAANFQAEIWMSRNGRRINAKSIMGVMMLAAGIGSTVVIETEGADEQDAMDALLKLIADKFGEGQ; this is translated from the coding sequence ATGCTGCAACAGGAAACGACTATCGTGAACAAGCTGGGGCTGCACGCACGCGCGTCGGCCAAACTCACGCAACTCGCCGCCAACTTTCAGGCGGAAATCTGGATGAGCCGCAATGGTCGGCGGATCAACGCGAAGAGCATCATGGGCGTGATGATGCTGGCGGCGGGAATCGGCAGCACGGTGGTGATCGAAACGGAAGGCGCCGACGAGCAAGACGCGATGGACGCGCTGCTCAAACTGATCGCCGACAAATTCGGCGAGGGACAATAA